A region of the Sarcophilus harrisii chromosome 3, mSarHar1.11, whole genome shotgun sequence genome:
TAATACATTGACAATGCAAACCTAGGACCAGGAGAGGCACCTTGGAATAAGTAGTAGGAGAACCTACCAAGCACCTCGTACTTAATACACTGCCCTTGTTCAGAATAGGGCATTCAAATATTGGTTGCTAATGGGCAGAATGTTCAAAGAAAACAGTGTCAggacaatatttattaaacccaGAGCAAAGTCAGACTTCaaaatccaaaaaattaaaaaaaatcattctaaacTTTCTTTAATGTCTAACAAGAATTCCCCTTTTTAAAGAGAGAGGAACTGCACTCTCCCTTTATCTCAAGCATTTAACACTATCAACTTTGGGATTCTTGGACTGGATTAAGTAAACTTACTGGCCAACAAATGTTCAGCATTTAGAACATCATTGCACAGGTGCATTTTCTCCATTAAGAAAATCTCCTGAAATTGCTTTTTGAGATATAACTGAGTTGGAGTGGGAGAGAAATCAAATTCTCTCCAATGtagttatgaaaaaaacaaaccaaaaaaatgagtcttccctcagtttttatagaaataaaaaagaaaaaactgaaacccagaggtATAATTTTGTCATCAAATTTTAGTCTTTACAATTTTTGCAGCCTGttaacttctctatttttcctGTCAGCACTAGGTACCATTACTGGCAACTCAGAAATGACAATTCCACCTACAATCCATTAATTCATTAGAGATTAAGACTTTCTCTTCATTGTTGTCTAAAATCACTcttaaaattgtattattttccTCAACCCCTGTCCCCCTTTGCagattaaattcttatttttattcctggGGGGAATGGGAGGCCAGGGATGTCCTGATTACCATGGAGCCACTCAGTGCCCCTTTATGCACAAATGAAGAATGGCTATTAGGAGGGGTCCCATTTCACATGCCAAAGAGCTAACAACTGGCCAACTGTTATTGATTAGgaattttacaaaatgaaggTGCAGTTCAGGAAACTAGTTCTGGGTTCAGGTATACAGCTGGATATCCCTTGGTTTAAGGAAGACACTTCTCTCTTCATGGTCTCAGGCATCAGTTTAGCaaaaaatctggcttctgatacCCAAAGAGCTTAAAGTCTCCTTCAAAACGTGCATATAGACGGCGTATGTCTCTTTTGCTTACTCCCAAGAAGTAGTGTTCCACCTTGGTTTTGTTATACACAGTAATGCCTGGAGGAATTGTTGGGTAAGATACTAGATGATCAATCCCAGCTTCCTTCAGGATATATGGAGCATCTTCCTCCAAGGTCTCATGATGTCCAATCACACTGTAGTTTATTTCACAAGGTGCACAAAGTTCTACATACGTTACCCAATGAATTATGTGGTCCCCAAACTGAAGATCTAACCACCTATGGTTTGGGTCCCCCAGGTAACGCACAAAATCCTCAAACTGAAGACCCCTAGTTTCTGTTcgattctttctatattttctaatGATTCCAGGAGCTATCTCATGCCGATACCAAGGCTCAAACCTAGGATTATGTACAAACTTGTCCTTAAAAGCAGAAATGAGTCTTTCAAAGGGGTCTCTTACGATAAAAAATTTGAAGTATGATTTCaagctaaagaaaaaagaaaggaaaactcaaTTAGTAAAGGAATAAAGGTAATTTTACaagaacaactgaaaaaaaaaactgtttaactTATGTCTTATGGTTTCAAAATGAACAGAGGTCCCTTTTCATCTGCAGAGAAATATCCTGAATGAATTAAAAGGCTGATTATGTTAAATCTATATACTGTAGTTTAAACtacctagaaaagaaaaaggaggaaagaaatacaaagaagctTAGAGTTTAGAATATAAAACTGTAATTGATAAATATCTATGAGTTTAGTTTCATGAATCTGTACTCTAAATAGCCGTATAAACTGGATAGATAGgtgatagagtgctaggtctatagtcaggaagatatgtttaaattcagtttcagacagttactagctgtgtgacctcctgggaaaatcatttaaccttgtctGCTTCAAtgttcacatttgtaaaatgaactggagaagaaaatggctaaaCCTCTCCagtctttggcaagaaaacttccaatagggtcacaaagagtcagtcatgactgaaaatgactgaacaacataaaCTGGACAGGATCAGAATTCATGAAAATCATGGCCCTTTGAAAGgagaaatatttaaggaaatagtGCTCCTATTAAATTAGTGACAAccttgttaacattttttttctctccttagcCATTATTCTAACTGGGCCAATcctaatttacaaataaaactaacCAATTTCAATATTGATTTGAATATAGGCTGGGTACTACTAAAATTAGatctctttgaaaaaaagaaaaaaaagtaaaggtacACTGAAAAATAGAACTAGGTTTTATTCAAGTCTGAGTggggaaaaaatgtaatatatatttgaatgaaCGTAGTATATGGTACTGTGTAGAGAGAGAATTacattttgctttatttaaaaaagatgaatatgtTTATGTAGTATATCTCTATTCTTTCAATTACATATGTCTGATATGTCTAAGTTGTAGATATGGACTGCTCCCCACAGATCACTTGGTTAGAGCGATcacaataacagtaacaataCATGTGTTAGAAATAATGGAGAAAGCCAATACAGAATTGTTCTGTAACTAAAGCTATtaacagtttttttaaatgactttatttttaacACAGATTATGTAAATGAAACTTGGCTTCAATATTTAAGGAGTTTTCCAATATTCTGAAggatctgaatttttaaaaatacttggtTATCAAAAAGCAGGTTAAGTCAAAATTCTCTGAAGTTTGtaataataagaaaagcaaaTACTTTAGATAATTAAATAAGGGGGGAAACTcatatcaaaactttttttgctATGGTAGATTTTAAAATACTGAACATGTCTGGTTCTTATCATAATGACAATTTGAGATTTACATATCATCTATCTGATTTCTTATTGTTTACATAATCTCACATCAAGTTTGGCTCACCAGGGAATAAATACCTTAATTAAtaaggggggagaaaggggaaggatgaTGATCCTTTCTGATGGACACTTCTCCCCTTCAAATATTAAAAGGAACTTTTCATCAGTGGCTAATGAAGaactggattttgttttgttttgttttgtttttttaaataaagactaCTTCTATCAGTATTTTAGGAAGTGAAtgttagtcatttttcattttactctAACACCTTTCTCCCTTAATTAGGAAAAATCTCTTACCGTTTCTGAATTTCAGAGTCACTGAAAGAAGACAGACGTGGTAGGCCATTTTTTTCATGGTCATGTACTACATTTTCTGGGATCTCTTCAATGGAAGGAAAAACTCCTGggaaacaaacagaaagagacaacCTGCTAAAACTCTTTCTTCCCACCAAAAAAGGTGACTTAGCACAGAGCAGGCTCTACTTCCCTTGTCCCTTTCCTTCAGTAGTTTGTTTTCAACTTGGAGAAAGTCTAAAGACACTTAGAGATTTAAATGTATCAACTtctggagggagaaagaggataaTTTCTATGTTGGtcttcactttccttatctgcatCATAAAGAAGAATCCTGACCAGTTCCCCAAGGATATGGGATAGTATGACTAAAAGATAATAATCCAAACTGGCACACAGAGGGCCAACACAGTGCTAGT
Encoded here:
- the CHST10 gene encoding carbohydrate sulfotransferase 10 isoform X1 — encoded protein: MNLGLSSCVFQEEPAVIWLTFDNMHHQWLLLAVCFWVIFMFMVASKFITLTFKDPDVYGSKQDFPFLTTMPELEKWRDEKHLPTELKPTGKVLSGNRLNQPMVHLERLELLKNVCRDAALRNLSHTTVSKFVLDRIFVCDKHKILFCQTPKVGNTQWKKVLIVLNGVFPSIEEIPENVVHDHEKNGLPRLSSFSDSEIQKRLKSYFKFFIVRDPFERLISAFKDKFVHNPRFEPWYRHEIAPGIIRKYRKNRTETRGLQFEDFVRYLGDPNHRWLDLQFGDHIIHWVTYVELCAPCEINYSVIGHHETLEEDAPYILKEAGIDHLVSYPTIPPGITVYNKTKVEHYFLGVSKRDIRRLYARFEGDFKLFGYQKPDFLLN
- the CHST10 gene encoding carbohydrate sulfotransferase 10 isoform X2, which encodes MHHQWLLLAVCFWVIFMFMVASKFITLTFKDPDVYGSKQDFPFLTTMPELEKWRDEKHLPTELKPTGKVLSGNRLNQPMVHLERLELLKNVCRDAALRNLSHTTVSKFVLDRIFVCDKHKILFCQTPKVGNTQWKKVLIVLNGVFPSIEEIPENVVHDHEKNGLPRLSSFSDSEIQKRLKSYFKFFIVRDPFERLISAFKDKFVHNPRFEPWYRHEIAPGIIRKYRKNRTETRGLQFEDFVRYLGDPNHRWLDLQFGDHIIHWVTYVELCAPCEINYSVIGHHETLEEDAPYILKEAGIDHLVSYPTIPPGITVYNKTKVEHYFLGVSKRDIRRLYARFEGDFKLFGYQKPDFLLN
- the CHST10 gene encoding carbohydrate sulfotransferase 10 isoform X3 — protein: MPELEKWRDEKHLPTELKPTGKVLSGNRLNQPMVHLERLELLKNVCRDAALRNLSHTTVSKFVLDRIFVCDKHKILFCQTPKVGNTQWKKVLIVLNGVFPSIEEIPENVVHDHEKNGLPRLSSFSDSEIQKRLKSYFKFFIVRDPFERLISAFKDKFVHNPRFEPWYRHEIAPGIIRKYRKNRTETRGLQFEDFVRYLGDPNHRWLDLQFGDHIIHWVTYVELCAPCEINYSVIGHHETLEEDAPYILKEAGIDHLVSYPTIPPGITVYNKTKVEHYFLGVSKRDIRRLYARFEGDFKLFGYQKPDFLLN